In one Vanacampus margaritifer isolate UIUO_Vmar chromosome 11, RoL_Vmar_1.0, whole genome shotgun sequence genomic region, the following are encoded:
- the rnaseh2b gene encoding ribonuclease H2 subunit B: MASKKKRTPNVQNDSWVVIAADSVIDSQRKDNDPTFVRLRNPATDAASLYMLSGGKGNLQLFEVKAFEEDFRSWFVGQTVQRDGRLLFITPMDPLYLILPYLIKSGKEGKFQPVDQMVMDEEFPVCTRLLNCTHSFSSMHHIADEKEVGSLKFHRYSQEKTMAWLKKKVEKTVLVLKTKNICVGEGVKSSSYIRVKMESNSSKEDYLGYAHGLISEYISKDLSKDLRHHLQLPEITSPKEPEPPSKKRKLSDKPVEAGEDYTKFNSADFARKPPKKMTAAQKNLAKVDKSGMKTMSSFFSPKVKVEKK; the protein is encoded by the exons ATGGCCTCAAAGAAGAAGCGAACGCCTAACGTACAGAACGATAGCTGGGTTGTTATCGCTGCAG ACTCCGTCATAGACAGCCAGAGGAAGGACAATGACCCAACTTTTGTGAGACTACGGAATCCAGCCACAG ATGCCGCCTCCCTGTACATGCTGAGTGGCGGCAAAGGCAACTTGCAGCTTTTCGAGGTCAAAGCGTTTGAAGAAGACTTCCGTTCCTGGTTTGTTGGCCAGACAGTCCAGAGAG ATGGGAGGCTTCTGTTCATCACGCCGATGGATcctctttatttaattttgcccTATTTGATCAAATCTGGAAAAGAA GGCAAGTTCCAGCCAGTGGACCAAATGGTGATGGACGAAGAGTTTCCGGTGTGTACCAGGCTTCTGAACTGCACGCATTCATTCTCATCCATGCATCACATAGCGGATGAAAAAG aGGTGGGAAGCCTCAAGTTTCACCGATACAGTCAAGAAAAAACAATGGCTTGGTTAAAGAAGAAG GTGGAGAAAACAGTCCTTGTGCTCAAGACGAAAAACATCTGTGTGGGGGAAGGAGTCAAATCCTCCTCATATATCCGAGTCAAGATGGAGTCAAATTCAAGCAAAG AGGACTACCTTGGTTACGCCCATGGCCTCATCTCAGAATACATCAGCAAAGACTTGAGCAAGGACCTTCGCCATCACTTGCA GTTACCAGAGATCACAAGTCCAAAGGAGCCCGAACCACCTTCAAAG AAACGGAAACTGTCCGACAAGCCGGTGGAGGCGGGAGAAGACTACACCAAATTCAACAGTGCAGACTTTGCTCGCAAA CCACCCAAGAAGATGACAGCTGCACAGAAGAATCTGGCAAAGGTGGACAAAAGTGGCATGAAGACGATGTCGTCCTTCTTTAGCCCCAAAGTGAAAGTGGAAAAGAAATga
- the LOC144060620 gene encoding uncharacterized protein LOC144060620: MFLLLVVTATVSLLPGATYQSDPQHFDLTECPINYYGETYNEAFGLTTENVFTLFFGIPTGPDFMTFAFENPVQLGIFGPSFIVANENSEFVQNLPDLVGTSPCSYAIDLIAKGPISFAFRTFGKQGAYATFSSRPLVVNTTVSGQLVSTTQLSAGETYAHLSGCMIEGQFYAHGTEMCDL, from the exons ATGTTCCTTCTCCTGGTGGTCACGGCCACCGTCAGCCTGTTGCCAG GTGCAACATATCAAAGCGATCCCCAACATTTTGACTTGACCGAATGCCCCATTAACTATTATGGAGAGACTTACAATGAAGCGTTT GGGTTGACTACGGAGAATGTATTTACTTTGTTCTTTGGCATACCGACTGGCCCCGACTTCATGACATTCGCCTTCGAAAACCCGGTGCAACTGGGTATTTTTGGGCCATCCTTTATTGTGGCTAATGAAAATTCTGAATTTGTCCAGAATCTGCCAGACCTTGTAGGGACGTCACCATGCTCTTATGCTATCGATTTAATAGCTAAAGGTCCG ATCTCTTTCGCTTTCCGCACATTTGGAAAACAAGGAGCATACGCAACTTTCTCGTCTAGGCCGCTG GTTGTCAATACAACAGTGAGTGGACAGCTGGTGAGCACTACACAGTTGTCAGCTGGTGAAACCTATGCCCACCTGAGTGGCTGCATGATTGAGG GTCAATTCTATGCACACGGCACCGAGATGTGTGACTTGTGA
- the LOC144060443 gene encoding olfactory receptor 6N2-like, with protein MMNETQMLISLGGYVDVVKYRYVYFVLWFIVYVLILCCNLTIIYIIWIHRNLHEPMYIFIAALSLNSLLFSTAIYPKMFVDVLSHRQSVSHSACLLQSFFFYTLGGSDFLLLSALAFDRYVAICKPLQYATTMGTTSVTIFLVLAWFLPACQIGVGTAVRGEQKLCHFILKGIFCNNSVQKLYCVKQRFLTVWGLFVLANISLIPVLFILFTYIKIFMVAYRSCGEVRKKAAETCLPHLMVLISFSCLCGFDVIIARLESDLSKTVRLIMSVQIVVYNPLFNPIIYGVKMKEIWKHIKRLLLCGTHHPISQKRSESSH; from the coding sequence ATGATGAACGAAACACAAATGCTAATAAGTCTTGGTGGTTATGTCGATGTGGTAAAGTACAGATATGTTTACTTTGTACTGTGGTTTATTGTGTATGTTCTCATCCTCTGCTGTAATCTCACCATTATTTATATCATCTGGATTCACAGGAACCTTCATGAGCCCATGTATATTTTCATTGCAGCTTTGTCTCTAAACTCGCTTTTGTTCAGCACTGCTATCTACCCCAAAATGTTTGTGGACGTCTTGTCTCACAGGCAGAGTGTTTCTCATTCAGCTTGTCTGTtgcaatccttttttttctacactttAGGTGGATCAGACTTCTTGTTGTTGTCAGCCTTGGCTTTTGACAGATATGTGGCCATCTGCAAGCCTCTGCAATATGCAACTACCATGGGCACAACCAGTGTAACCATCTTCTTGGTTTTGGCCTGGTTTCTGCCCGCCTGCCAGATTGGGGTGGGAACTGCCGTCAGAGGAGAGCAAAAACTTTGCCACTTTATATTAAAAGGAATTTTTTGCAACAATTCTGTCCAGAAACTTTACTGTGTGAAACAAAGGTTTCTCACTGTgtggggtttgtttgttttagcaaATATTAGTCTTATCCCTGTGCTGTTTATCCTCTTCACGTACATAAAGATATTCATGGTGGCCTATCGCAGCTGTGGGGAAGTCAGAAAAAAAGCAGCAGAGACGTGTTTACCCCACTTGATGGTTTTAATCAGCTTCTCGTGTTTATGTGGTTTTGACGTCATCATAGCACGACTGGAGTCGGATCTTTCAAAAACTGTGCGACTGATTATGAGTGTACAAATAGTGGTGTACAATCCTTTGTTCAATCCGATAATTTATGGAGTGAAGATGAAAGAAATCTGGAAGCACATCAAGAGACTGTTATTGTGTGGAACACATCATCCAATAAGTCAAAAGCGAAGTGAAAGTTCACACTAA
- the c9h13orf42 gene encoding uncharacterized protein C13orf42, with protein sequence MFRKINHVFRPNHHRQRERDGFGTDYHSACTVRLVRSTSMLVVGERTWSSEGTTLKRSKSTVSVESTLYYYHRQEDRVWLYSHEQNCLEYLQALVALRRRYTKSVSDLSKGDVKATVSAKKKAAPPAPQKKTVSRVTPSAPPVPNVEDTLQFLDEVIASYDGEPQRKPYLDDGHADVDFIVASSSAEHDLHSNWVLRVPRVAGDPNRQHEEVLERANEKVLNKKNKSGSTSSKLRLQRNPIHLPKVVESALQTLRFKSKKS encoded by the exons ATGTTTAGGAAGATCAACCATGTGTTCCGTCCCAATCATCACAGGCAACGGGAGCGGGATGGGTTCGGGACGGATTACCACAGCGCCTGCACCGTCAGGCTGGTCCGCAGCACCTCCATGCTGGTTGTGGGAGAGAGGACCTGGTCTTCCGAGGGCACCACGTTAAAACGGAGCAAGAGCACCGTGAGCGTGGAGTCGACATTGTACTACTACCACAGGCAAGAGGACCGCGTTTGGCTTTACTCCCATGAGCAGAACTGCCTGGAGTACCTGCAAGCGCTGGTGGCTCTGCGGCGGCGCTACACAAAGAGTGTGAGCGACTTGAGCAAGGGCGACGTCAAGGCCACAGTGTCCGCCAAGAAAAAAGCAGCACCTCCGGcaccgcaaaaaaaaaca GTATCTAGGGTGACCCCCTCGGCACCGCCCGTGCCCAACGTGGAGGACACGTTGCAATTTCTGGACGAGGTGATTGCGAGCTATGACGGTGAACCTCAGCGCAAACCTTACTTGGATGACGGCCACGCCGACGTGGACTTTatag TGGCATCCAGCTCAGCAGAACACGACCTCCACTCCAACTGGGTCTTGCGGGTTCCTCGGGTTGCAGGTGACCCCAACAGGCAGCACGAGGAGGTTCTTGAACGTGCCAATGAAAAAGTCCTCAATAAGAAAAACAAGAGCGGGTCAACCAGCAGTAAGTTGCGCCTACAGAGGAACCCCATCCATTTGCCCAAAGTGGTGGAGAGCGCCCTGCAGACACTTCGCTTCAAGTCTAAAAAGTCCTGA
- the LOC144060445 gene encoding olfactory receptor 11A1-like, translating to MMNGTQYLISLGGYVDVDKYRYVYFVFFLMLYVLILFSNCTIICLIWIHRNLHEPMYIFIAALSLNSLLFSTAIYPKLFVDVLSHRQSVSHSACLLQYLIFYSLAGSDFLLLSAMAFDRYLSICRPLQYATTMGTTSVTIFLVLAWFLPACHVLVATAISAEQKLCHFILKGIFCNNSIQKLYCVKPRFLTVWGLFVLTNISLIPVLFILFTYIKIFMVAYRSCGEVRKKAAETCLPHLMVLISFSCLCGFDVIIARLESDLSKTVRLLMSLQIVVYNPLFNPIIYGVKMKEIWKHIKRLKVPVLNKKH from the exons ATGATGAACGGAACGCAATACCTAATAAGTCTTGGTGGCTATGTAGACGTGGACAAGTACAGATATGTTTACTTTGTATTCTTTTTGATGCTATATGTTCTCATCCTCTTCTCTAATTGCACCATCATTTGCCTAATCTGGATTCACAGGAATCTTCATGAGCCAATGTATATTTTCATTGCAGCTTTGTCTTTAAACTCGCTTTTGTTCAGCACTGCTATCTACCCCAAACTGTTCGTGGATGTCTTGTCTCACAGGCAGAGCGTTTCTCATTCGGCATGTCTGTTGcagtatttaatattttattcactaGCAGGTTCAGACTTCTTGTTGTTGTCAGCCATGGCTTTTGACAGATATTTGTCCATCTGCAGGCCTCTGCAATATGCAACTACCATGGGCACAACAAGTGTAACCATCTTCTTGGTTTTGGCCTGGTTTCTGCCTGCCTGCCATGTGTTGGTGGCAACTGCCATCAGCGCAGAGCAAAAACTTTGCCACTTTATATTAAAAGGAATTTTTTGCAACAATTCTATCCAGAAACTTTACTGTGTGAAACCAAGGTTTCTCACTGTGTGGGGTTTGTTTGTTCTAACAAATATTAGTCTTATCCCTGTGCTGTTTATCCTCTTCACGTACATAAAGATATTCATGGTGGCCTATCGCAGCTGTGGGGAAGTCAGAAAAAAAGCAGCAGAGACGTGTTTACCCCACTTGATGGTTTTAATCAGCTTCTCGTGTTTATGTGGTTTTGACGTCATCATAGCACGACTGGAGTCGGATCTTTCAAAAACTGTGCGACTGCTTATGAGTCTACAAATTGTGGTGTACAATCCTTTGTTCAATCCAATCATATATGGAGTGAAGATGAAAGAAATCTGGAAGCACATCAAGAGACT AAAGGTTCCAGTGTTGAATAAAAAGCACTGA